Part of the Peromyscus maniculatus bairdii isolate BWxNUB_F1_BW_parent chromosome 23, HU_Pman_BW_mat_3.1, whole genome shotgun sequence genome is shown below.
gccttgaactcagatatccacctacATCTGCAAGCAGAGTTGGGAACTACACAGTGTGTGTTCCACTGTACCTGGCTTCTCTTGAATTTTAATGGTGATCAAGTATCCCACTGCACACTGAATCTTTGTCATTTACCTACTCCTTAGCTGATGAACAGTTTGTTGTGTGAAATGCTGACTTTACAATGATGATCTGACCATTGTCCTTGTCTATGAACTGTGCATGGCCATACAACAgattccttctttcttccagtGTAAAACAATCAGCATTTGTTGTCTGCTTCTCTGGCTCAAGGTCTCAGCTAGAACTGTGATGTATCCCACTGCTGGCTAAGGTTAGGCTTTCACCTAGGCTTGAGTAGGGTTGGGGCAgctttcaaactcaagagatggtTGGATTGTTGGGCCATTGAACTAAGAGATCAGTTTGTCTCTGACTGCTGACTGGAGAGTGTTCTCAGCTCCTCAACACAGGGACCACAGGAGAGCTCACAGAGTGGTGGCTGTCTGCCCTGACAGTGAGAAATGAGCAGGCAAGCAAGGCAAAGGGCAATGTCTATAGAccttatgtagatgtaaccaaccgtcttattaaataagaaacacagaaacaatgtaaaagagaaagccgagaagtcagagctcagagctaaaatctcacccttcctcctgctgtcccagcttcgcgaaaagagagctacttcctgttggctcgtttttttatagtatgttgttctgccttctcattggttgtaaacccaaacacatgactgcctcgtcactgtctgaatgtacagccccctaggtcttaaaggcatatgtctccaatgctgactgtatccctgaacacacagagatcttttgggattaaaggcgtgtgccaccaccaccacactcttgctatggctctaatagctctgaccctgaacacacagatatctatgggattaaaggcgtgtgccaccaccgccacactcttgctatggctctaatagctctgacccccagacaactttatttattaacatacaatcaaattaatatttcagtacaaatcaaaataatatttcaatacaattagattaccaccacaaccttAACCCTGGGGAGTTAGACCAGCCAAGTACAGCTGTGTTCATTTATAGTGTTACCACTCAGAAGGTTGAGGACAAAGTGTTGCTTTGTTAGAGGCTAGCTTGGGTTACTGGGCAACTTCCCATCTCAAACAAGTAGACATCTTCCTGCTCAGGCTTCGTGACTTGAGTTTGGTCTCCAAGACCTACATAGTGGAGTAATAAAACCACCTCTCTAAAACTGTTCACTGACATCCTCATGTGTAGCATGACTTATGAGTGCTCCCAAATGCATGCTTGTGAACCTGTGTgcaggcaagcacacacacacacacacacacacacacacacacacacctctcttcaCTGCTCTCCCCATGCAGCATCTGGTAGGAGTCAAGGAGGAAGCTAGCAGGCAGGCATCAGACCCCTGGTAAAGCCAAGTGGAATTGATGGAGTGTGCTGTGCATTCATGCAGCAGGCGCTACTGCACACAGCATCAGCCCTCAGGCTGTGTGTCGGTTCGACAATGTGATCAAGTGTACCATGCCTGGAACTGATTTTGTGTCGGAGTACAATCACTATGGCTGCTTTTGTGGCTTGGGGGTGGGAGTTCAGATGCCACGGTGAATGAGTTAGTCATGTGAGTGATCCATGTGGGAGATTGGAGTTTTGGAGTTAGGTGGGGACAGGACACAAGCAGGGCATTTCATGAAGCATGAACAGGAGACATGCATGTTCACCAAAcatcatatattttgttttgtttctttctttatttgtgtttgtttgtttgtttccagacaggggttctctgtgtagccctagttttCCTGGAATTCCTTCTGGAGACCATAGTGgacttcaactcagagatccatctgcctctgcataccaagtactaggattaatgGTAGAAACCACAACACTCCAGAGAAATTACTTTCAATAAATATATGCTTAATAATAATCACAGATTCTCAAGCCTCAGGACGATTTCTTCTGGAACATTGTGTTTAAGTCATGCTGACACGTTTGACAAAGATTGCAAGTGAGAACTGTCCTCCTGTAGGTCCATAATCCTCCctcagctgttccttcctctctccaggtgaTGCCAGACTCATGACAACTGCTACACCCAGGCAAAGAAGCTGTAAAGCTGCAAATTCCTCATAGACAACCCCCTACACCAGCTCCTACTCCTACTCATTCTTTGGAAATGAGGTCACCTGCAGTGGTAGGTTTACCACCCAGGACCTCTGGACTCTGATTGGCCCTGGGTGGATTTGGAAAGGTCAGGGAAGTAACAAGGACATTTATCATTTATCAGTCATTTCTTGGTCTCCTTTGACCTCACAACAGTCTTATCAGGTACATACTAAAATATAGATGAGGTCActgatgaggaagatgaggaaggcagGGTCACTTGCCCAACATCACCCAGCTTAGAAGTGATAGCATTTGGTTATGGAATGCAAATCTACACCATTTCAAAgcctcttttaaaaaacattgtaagattttatgtatttctggGGGAGGCATGCCTCTGGTACAACACAGGTGCGAAAGTCTGAGGACAATGcatctgttttctccttcaactATGTAAGTcccggggatggaactcaggttcagACCTGGCATCAAGTGcctttattccctgagccatcttgcctgttcAATGCCTCTCCTGTTATCTGCTGTGTTATACTGATTCCATATTGACTAAACAATGGAGAGCTTCATCATTGGCTATAAGTCAGATACTGGAGTAAACACCTATGCAGGGCAAGATTTATCATTCCCATCTTACAAGTGAGAATTcagagggctgggaatatagtCCAGtggctagagtgcttgcctagtattcaTAGACCTCTGGGTTCTACCTCCAGAATCTCTGAATTGAGTGTGAtaatgcatacctgtaatccgaccacttgggaggtggaggcaagaggattgtcttaaatcatataatttttattttgagacagggtttctctgtgtatttttggtgcctgtcttggatcttgctctgtagaccatgctggccttgaactcacagaaatccacctggctctgcctcccgagtgatgggattaaatgtgtgtgccaccaccaatgGGCCTTAAAtcatataaatttatatgtgatagtttatatttgtagttttcttggttttaaattaaatatatgtttatttctttatttgtatagGAATAGGTTGTCATCTCCTGTCTTCTTTATATTACTCTCTATCATGACTTTAGAAGCTGGGTGCTGTGTAACAATCCTTGTACactaaatatgtattgctctcatgattaacaaaaagctgattggccaatagctatgcaggattttcaggcagagagaatgctgggaagaaggagttTGAGGAGTCtcgagagatgcagagagaagcaagatgaatgtgTCATGTTGAAAGAAGCtacatggcagagggtagattagtaatatgggttaatttaaaatataagagtaagccagtaacaagcctgaggTATTGAtggagcatttataattaataaggaCTCTTTGTTTGGCTATTTGGGGAGCCAGCGGTTATgatgaaaaactccacctacagctGGGCTCTAAATGAacaggacacacacctttagctAGCCTGACTGACAAACAAATTTTGGGCATCTGTGCTCCCCACATCCCTAGTAGAGTTACAGATGCCCCAACCatgtcttgctttttattttatttatttaattaatttttttcgagacagggtttctctgtgtagttttggtgcctatcctggatctcattctgtagaccaggctgatcttgaactcacagatatctgcctggctctgccttacaaagctgggattagaggcatgtggcaccaccacctggtatcttgctttttaaaaatatacttaattttattttatgtacagtgGCTTGAGTgtttcagatcccctgcaactggtgttacagagagttgtgggctgccatgtggatgctgagaattgaacccaggtcctctggaagagcagccagagctctaaACTGTGAGCTATTTTCCAGGCCCACATCTTGctttttacatggtttctggaCATCCTATGTAAGGCCCTCATACTTGTATGGCAACTTGtttaccaactgtgccatctccccagcccacaacaACTAATGTTCTTATTATAAGTGTGTTCCAGCATTTGACCAATCCAATGTATTTCCTGTGCTTTGTCTCTCAACCCCGAGTCTGCACTGATGGGAGGACCACCGATTTCTATTGGATACAAATGATAGGAAGCAGGGTCATGGGTTCCACTCAacttctttcttgtttctctgcaGACAAAAAACAACCCCTGTGAGGACTTCATCTGCAACAGTGACTACCAGGCTGCCATCTGCTTCTCCAAGACTCCATACAACAAGTAGCACAAAGGAGTTCACTGTTAGACTTGTCACCTCAGTTACTGCctaccccatccccatctccctgGTTGTCTTCATTATACACTGTACCCTCTAATAAAGAACCTATTGAAAGAACTCAGCTTTGGCGATTGTATTCTCTGTATACCAGACATAATTAGATCCTCAGAGAACATCATTCTGTCTAGTCTTGGAGGCTGAAGATGAATGGAGAAGACATTGCCATTTGGGGAGCACCTTGAGGAGTGAGTGATGAGCCTGGCCATGCcgttcatcccagcactctgataCAGAGAAGAATAGGAATAGGCAagtagatctcttgagttcaaggccaacctggactaagaagcaagttccagggcaggcaggaCTATTATacaaacaaaccctgtctcgaaaaacaactaaaacaaaagaaaattcagtCTGAGATATGTAGGGAGTTAGGGGCAgacaaaagggaagagaaggggtaGATCAGGCAGGGATGGGGACAGGAAAGAGGCATAGGGATTTGGGGGgggcaggaaagagaagacaggtgtgtaggagggaagagaagagagaaagaagcagtgtcATGGGCACTAAAGGAACATCTTGTCCTCAAAAATACTGGACTCAAAGCACTTCTGCTGTGTGTGCTCATCATAAGAAGTTGGATACAGGAAACCAATCTGGACTGAGAGTAAATGTCCTGAAGGCAGGATTACATCCTGTGACCTTCCAGTCTTCACTTTGCCTAAACACACAACACAAGATAGTTATCCTGCTAAAGTACACAGCAGCCTAACTTTTtacaacaagaaaaacagaagacttcctctctctaccttttCATAGCATGGGACCTAGCAGGTAAAGCCAGGTTAAACTCTGATTACTTTGGCAAAGCAGATTTAGGAATAAGATGTATCATTGGCTGGTTTAAGGCTGTGTGGTTCTCTGTCACTCTTCTCCTTTAGTGAACAGCAGCCCAGTCCTCTGCCTTTCAACCCCCAACTCCATCCCCACTCGTGTCCCAAAGCTCAGGCCTCACCCCTCCCAAGGTTCAACCTGGTAAGCAACAGAGCCTCTTGCCCAGGCTCAGTGGCTGGTAATAGCTAGTAGTGACTGTACAGAGTACTGCTGGAAGTGTAGGGGATTGTGAGTATGGAAACAACCAACTCAACTTAACACTATGTGGTTTATACCCAGGGAAGAGGTGAGAAGTGGTGAAAAGGGTGTGCTGGGGTGCTAAGTTAGAGGGAACATGAGAGATgactagacacagaggccagagggcattggGCCAGCAGCCACCATATGTTTCTGAGAATTGAAGTCCGGGCCacagcaagagcagaaagtgctcttctgtgctgagccatctctccagcccctgcaatggttgattgtcagcttcacacactgggtagggagagcctcagctgaaggattGCCTGCATCATATTgacctgtgggcacatctgttgggcatttgctttctttctttcttttttagttttattttttagttttttttagacagggtttctttgtgtaattctggctgtcctggaatttattcTGTataccaggccggcctcgaactgaGATATtcgtctgcctctgccctctgagtgctgacattaaaggcataaaagatgtgtaccaccaccaccaccaccaccacctgctacATTCCCAATTTTCAAATGGAGTTTGTGGGCTAGTAAGATGCAGCCTATGATGCAAGCCtgtagacctgagtttgattcctggaacccacataaaggaagaaggagagacctgactccacagagttgccctctgacttccacatgtacatacaaatgctctcactctgtctctgtctctaacactcacacagacacattaattaattatttaattaaagttCTAATTTGAAACTGGAATCTACCTCAAAGGCTGTCTCAGGTTCTTGAGACAAACTTAACACAGTGCTTATACAGTTAACATGGAGGATTTCTGGGGCTAGTTACTTGTCCTGGGGACCATACATCACTATCAGCATCTCTCAGATCCAACCACAGCAGCAATATCTATATCTTCTTATCACATCAAAGCATCTACGGGGGAGGGACTTGTCATTTTTCCAGTCACTGCACTTGAACTAGTTGGGGTGTTGAGCTagccctttctctttgtctctgtgacAGCACTGATTCAGGCTCTGTCATCATCTACAATAGCTCTGCAGgtcgggactgtgtgtgagggtgcacatattctacttctgtgctacacacacagtagcCACAGGCCCCGAGTgctgactggacactgtcagagcacagACATAGGACTATAAAGAGAAGTCACtgagtcctcccctcactcaggatgaaactcCTTCTGCTGGTCACTCTGCTCACAGGTAGGACCCTTGTCCCCTCTGGGTGCCCCCATCTCACTTTTCCTCAATGCAAACCTCGCTGGTTATGCCTCAAGTTCTGGTTTGAGGTTCCTGTTGGGGTCTAATAGCCTGTGGGTTGGAGTTCCATGCTCACCCCACGTTCACAACAGCTagcacctttaccctctaagTCAGACGATCCCTTAGAAAAGTCTACTACATTCACTAGCCTATGCAAAAAAAGCCCCTTCTGCATCTACCATAAGCCCTGGAACGTATTTCCCTGGAACTTAGGTGCCCTTAAATTGGATTTTcttgtaattaattttttttttatctaactttatgtgtttgagtgttttgcctgcatgtgtgtctgtgaactgtGTGTGAGCACTGCctacagaggcaagaggaggggTCTGATCCTCAGAACTATGGTCatagacagtggtgagctgccatgtgggtgctggaaccgaGCCTGGGTCCTATGCaagtgcagcaagtgctcctgactgcagagccatctctccagccctgatgattattttatttccctgatcttaCTTTGTGGCTCATgctgtcctccaactcaacaTTATGTCCAGATTAAAAGCTTTCTGCCTCACCTTCCAAGTGTTAGGATGACATACATGCCACACTTGCTTCTGCAACATATTTTTTCTAAACATGGCTCTTatctgtcctgtaactcactctatagattaGGTTGGCTTTGATCTCAGATTCCACCTGCCTCTAGCTccagcgtgctgggattaaagtcctatGACACTGTCCCcaggtaaccttgaacttcttatccacctgcctcagcctccagagagctgggattacaaggtgtGTCTTTCACTGTACCTGGCTGCTCCTTTATTTTAATGGTGATCAAGTATCCCACTGTATTCTGAATCCTGGTCATTTACCTACTCCTCAGCTGATGAACAGTTTGTTGTGTCAAATGCTGACTTTACAATGATGATATGACCATTATCCTTGTCTATGAGCTGTGCATGGCCATACAACagattccttctaattcttccagtATAAAACAGTGAGCATGTGTTGGCTGCCTCTCTGGCTCAAAGTCTCAGCTAGAACTGTGATGAATCCCACTGCTGGCTAAGGCTAGGGTTTCACCTAGGCTTGAGTAGGGGTCGGGCAGCTTTCAATCTCAAGAGATGCTTAAATTGTTGAGTTATTGATTTAAGAGGTCAGTttgtccctggctgctgactgGAGAGTGTTCTAAGCTCCCCAACACAGggaccacagggcagctcacagtgtGGCAGATGTCTATCTTGACAGTGAGAAATGAGCAGGCAAGCAAGGCAAAGGGCAATGTCTATAGAACTTAGTCCTGACAGTCAGCCCCGCCTGGTACAGTGGAGTACAtttataatcctaacactggggaggctgaggccagaaggTTGCCACAGAGTTGGAGGCTAGACTGGGTTACCAGGCAGctctctgtctcaaacaagtagACACTTTCCTCTTAGGCCCGGTGACCTGAGTCTTGGTCTCCAAGACCTACAAAGTGGAGGGAGAAAACCCAACTCCCTAAATCTGTGCTCTGACTTCCTCATGTGTAGATGACATTTATGAGTGCTCCCATGTGTTTGCTTTCACCTGtgttgggacacacacacacacacacacacacacacacacacacacacacacacacacacacacctctattcaCTGTTCTCCCCATGCACCAGCTGGTAGGAGTCAAGGAGTAAGTTAGCAGGCAGGCATCAGATCCTTGATATAGCCAAGTGGGACTGATTGAGTGTGCTGTGCATTCTTGCAGCAGGAACTACTGCACAGAGCATCAGCTCTCGGGCTGTTTGGAAGTTCAGCAATGCGCTCCAGTGCACCCTTCCCTTGGTTAATCCCTTTCCAGACTACAACTACTATGGCTGCTACTGTGGATTCTTGAGATTCCTCGACCCAGTGGAAGACTTAGACAGGTGAGTGATCCACTTGGTGGGACACTGGAGTGTCTGTATTAGGGTGGGGCCCAGACACAAGCAGAGCATCTCATGAGGCATGAATAGGAGACATGCATATTCACCAATCATTGTATATGTtgtgttgtttattattatttatttttctttctttgtttatttttcccataaagaggttctctatgtagccctagttgtccttgaactctctctaGAGACCATGCccaccttgaactcagagatcttccagcttctgcctcctgagttctgaggttgaaggtgtgcatcaccacccaCAGCATGTATTTTCCCCTCTTGTCATGCAAAGAAATCAGTTCAAGAGGACACTGTATCTAGTGGTCCCCCAAGTAGAATGTGTGAGGTGTTAATAGTGGGTAATGCTGCCCTCAGTCACTAGTCTAGGGCATGGCCAACCATCTCAGCTCCCATCAGAGTGTCAGCCTTGGCTTAGAAAAGTCACCAAAAGTTCAGAATGTGTAATTTCACTGAACTCCTACAACTTTCATCAAAAATCActgtttttgatacaggatccCACTTATATATtctggctgatctcaaactcagagatccatctgcctctgccccccaagtactagaattaattGTAGACACCATCACACTTCACAGAAGTTGCTTTCAATAAATATATGCTTAATAGAAATCATAGATTTCAAGTCATAGGACAATTTGTTCTGGAACATCATGTTAAATCATCCTCACATGTTTCAGAAAGACTGGAGGGGAGAATTGACCTCCTGTAGGTCCATTCTCCTTTCTTAgttgttccttcctctctccaggtgctgCCAGATTCATGACAACTGCCTTGCTCAGGTCGATAACCTGGAAAACTGTGCAGTCCTCATAAGGAACCCCTACACCAGCTCCTACTTATACATATGTTCTGGGAGTGAGATCACCTGCAGTGGTAGGTTTACCCTATGGGAACCTCTGAGTTCCTGGGCATCTTTTCAAGGGGCAGAAGTAACAAGGACAGTGGCCACTTAGCAGTCATTTACTTGATCCCATTTGACATTACAACAGCCTTATCAGGTAGATACTAAAATATGGATGAGGTTTGATGCGGTAATctgattaatattttttaataaaaaaaacaggagtCACATATTAGCATAAGAACGAGAAGATCAGTGAACAGGGAACAGCTGccagttgcttcctacctcttccgTTCCTCCTTCCAAAATGATGAAATTCTCTTTCAGCCATGACTTGACACTTCCTGTTTCAATTCTGTCTAGAGTCCTTCAAACTTCTATggttagctagtggctagctctgccctctgactccaagcaagttttatttgttagaacacaataaaaatatcacaaacaTTTCCTTGGTTTTGTCTAAGCAAAAaggaatggtttttttttaactaacatagtaaaaccatatacaataagtacaataactataaacaaatatatacagacaacaattacattaacaatgtctagtccatttgcatttgccaaattgagaaaaaaatactccattatctatcttttGTTGGCAAGTTCAAAGTgctgtacctaattcattttctaccttaacttgcattaccaaccccaaactatcttttaTGCCTCTCAACCTTATGCACTCTATATCTCTTTTGTGAGGTGAATTTGTtagcaaggaaaattataactataactgtgCAGTCTTCcactccttcagagacctgagaaggaaatattacctgagtaaacaggaagtgcagagcaaacaactaaGTGCTGGAAGTGCAGAGtaaaaaactaagaaatgacagaaacagttccCCGAGGTTCCTCTGTAACCTTGGGACATCCTTCTTCATCCTACGGGTCTAGaacatctgacagacttttctgtgaaacaggacttttaaagggctgtcctaccttgtctttgcaaaggttggcagtcactttcttttgtgtcctgtttgttcaatttggacagcatactgtcagcagttgaggtaaggGCAGCTTTGGGCCGTGTGGCTAAGCTTTGCCATGAAGAAAGTAAACaatatatggagtttctttgatgtccataatcttctctgaagtagattggtcctgctaggagcagacatgtctcattgtcactaaaaaaattatgttattgaaacatcttaaatgccatatttagtatctctgaagtgtttgaagaccacctgtctatctaaaatatatctctgtttgacttcaaaacatacaaaacatgactgcaagtttgattgtaatagagggctaattactaacctgtatttctttattatcctaaataatttgtaataatGGTTTTCAAGGACTagctatttacattacattgttaaatgaactgtatgggtacaataccttgaacaagaataGTAAGGTATGTAcaatatattataacaaaaataacattaaatttgcatcaatattaAAAAATCCACATCAATGTCAAATATTTAAGGCTAGtagtttcttttttggtttaaaagtagagtcaataatttacatttttatcctatcatttatatatccccctttttcttttcagaacatgATCTCTGAACctgatctcctttgttcagcttttttcctgaccatcaccattaacaacttgtaaccaaaacCCCTAAATAATGACagatatccataaccc
Proteins encoded:
- the LOC107400281 gene encoding phospholipase A2-like, giving the protein MKLLLLVTLLTAGTTAQSISSRAVWKFSNALQCTLPLVNPFPDYNYYGCYCGFLRFLDPVEDLDRCCQIHDNCLAQVDNLENCAVLIRNPYTSSYLYICSGSEITCSEENNPCQAFICNCDRQAAICFFNTPYNKQYKRDNCATAPSISPRAVWQFSNAFDCIYTWIDDLSEYNRYGCYCAFFSWNNEVDELGE